A portion of the Nitrosopumilus sp. b3 genome contains these proteins:
- a CDS encoding AsnC family transcriptional regulator, producing MPHELDEIDVGIVASLQQDGRKSFRQIARELQISTPTVQARYQRLVNIGLIKSISPVIDSTNLATEEKEKLEICDCHGSHDMSLKSGMSVQIKCDLCDGPIGEKPHILKFANFERFFCCNTCKTQYKEKNKGRIQSITEKFQKESKNKFLKAVASITSLSVIGAGVCINHGIEHIFHSATNLA from the coding sequence GTGCCTCATGAGTTAGATGAAATAGATGTCGGAATAGTGGCCTCATTACAACAAGATGGAAGAAAATCATTTAGACAAATTGCAAGAGAGCTTCAAATCAGTACTCCTACAGTACAAGCAAGATATCAGCGATTAGTCAATATTGGTCTGATCAAATCCATCTCACCTGTAATTGATTCAACAAATCTTGCCACTGAAGAAAAAGAGAAACTTGAGATATGTGACTGTCATGGATCCCATGATATGTCTTTGAAATCTGGAATGTCTGTTCAAATAAAATGTGATTTGTGTGATGGTCCAATTGGTGAAAAACCTCATATCTTAAAATTTGCAAATTTTGAGAGATTTTTTTGTTGCAATACCTGTAAAACGCAGTATAAGGAAAAAAATAAAGGCAGGATTCAATCTATTACTGAAAAATTCCAAAAAGAGTCAAAAAATAAATTCTTAAAAGCTGTTGCTTCTATCACATCACTTTCAGTAATTGGCGCTGGCGTTTGTATTAATCACGGAATAGAACACATATTTCACTCTGCAACAAACTTGGCATAA